In Phoenix dactylifera cultivar Barhee BC4 chromosome 11, palm_55x_up_171113_PBpolish2nd_filt_p, whole genome shotgun sequence, the following are encoded in one genomic region:
- the LOC103715161 gene encoding uncharacterized protein LOC103715161 translates to MSKGGRRAYLGGVLESHVRSIQEIFQMLEEPPPSSLDKVAWSQVTKLGDEISKQATVAGMLWSGETPDVKALEENMGAYCNLLHGFILLCHGSTVGAGPTLHASICASAKQVIDCSISLLREAVSSCDSRSSNKSLSIPKLSGLVWEACDALKKTPTTNCTAIGRAMAQVAVSVKDVLRELGELKPAASDDDSADGTSGEAADKPQDSDEEGGLIESDLGDGLTPEEMGIAQLAISVVSDALTIIKEVIRFITGLLKSSGHVRSTEDYVDSLERLLGCCQEMGTQVNELGASVYPPQEISQMKLISKKMHGGVDEMRAEVGSLQGSSGGVYEAFEGLKNSLGKLECMLGDDLVPEMGRLAV, encoded by the exons ATGTCGAAGGGAGGGAGAAGGGCGTATCTGGGTGGAGTCTTGGAGTCGCACGTCCGGAGCATCCAAGAGATCTTTCAG ATGCTCGAGGAGCCCCCTCCTTCGTCTCTCGACAAGGTGGCGTGGTCCCAGGTCACCAAACTCGGCGACGAGATCTCTAAACAGGCAACCGTAG CTGGAATGCTTTGGAGTGGAGAAACACCTGATGTGAAAGCACTGGAGGAGAACATGGGGGCATACTGCAATTTGCTTCATGGGTTTATTTTACTTTGCCATGGTAGCACTGTGGGCGCTGGGCCAACCCTCCACGCGAGCATCTGTGCTTCTGCAAAACAAGTTATTGACTGCAGCATTTCACTGTTAAGGGAAGCAGTCTCCTCTTGTG ACTCTCGCAGTTCCAATAAAAGCTTATCAATCCCAAAGCTGTCAGGCTTGGTTTGGGAAGCATGTGATGCCCTTAAGAAGACTCCCACCACAAACTGCACTGCCATAGGGCGGGCCATGGCTCAGGTTGCAGTCTCCGTTAAGGATGTCCTCCGGGAATTGGGAGAACTCAAGCCTGCTGCTTCTGATGATGATTCAGCTGATGGAACTTCCGGCGAAGCTGCTGACAAACCACAAGACTCTGATGAAGAGGGTGGTTTGATTGAGAGTGACCTTGGTGATGGCCTGACACCTGAGGAGATGGGCATTGCTCAGTTAGCCATTAGCGTGGTGTCTGATGCACTTACCATCATTAAAGAGGTGATCAGGTTTATTACTGGCTTGCTCAAGAGTTCAGGTCATGTGCGCAGCACCGAGGATTATGTTGATTCGTTGGAGAGATTGCTGGGCTGCTGCCAGGAGATGGGAACCCAGGTTAATGAGCTTGGAGCTTCTGTTTACCCTCCGCAAGAGATTTCTCAAATGAAGTTGATCTCAAAAAAGATGCACGGTGGAGTCGATGAGATGCGTGCAGAAGTTGGCAGCCTTCAAGGCTCTTCTGGAGGTGTATATGAGGCCTTTGAAGGTCTGAAGAATTCCCTGGGGAAACTAGAGTGTATGTTGGGGGATGATCTAGTTCCTGAAATGGGAAGGCTTGCCGTATAG
- the LOC103715162 gene encoding protein DETOXIFICATION 12-like isoform X2, giving the protein MTRTWLGMASGLETLCGQAYGAQQYHKLAIHTYRAILSLVVVCIPISLIWASMEKILLFTGQDPLISLEAGKYAVWMIPSLFAYATAQALMKFLQSQSLILPMLLSSMTTLCLHIPLCWVMVFKSGLGNVGAALSISISYWLNVFMLVLYIKYSASCKSTRSPISKECFRGINEFLKLALPSAVMICLEWWSYELLVLLSGLFPNPELETSVLSICLTSISMLYTIPYGLGAAASTRVSNELGAGNPQRARLAVRVVMFLAVTEAILVSGTVFALRRILGYAYSNEEEVISYVREMVPLVCVSVIMDSLQGVLSGIARGCGWQHIGAYVNLGSFYLIGIPVAVTLGFPLHIGGKGLWIGILCGATTQSILLSLITGFTNWQQQVNMARKRLFEERLPLEDGLR; this is encoded by the exons ATGACAAGAACTTGG CTAGGAATGGCAAGTGGACTGGAAACATTATGCGGGCAAGCCTATGGGGCACAACAGTACCACAAGCTTGCAATACACACCTACAGAGCCATTCTATCTCTTGTTGTGGTTTGTATTCCCATCTCTCTCATATGGGCCTCAATGGAAAAGATCCTCTTGTTCACAGGTCAAGACCCTCTGATCTCACTAGAGGCAGGGAAGTATGCTGTCTGGATGATCCCTAGCCTGTTTGCCTACGCCACTGCTCAAGCTCTTATGAAGTTCCTTCAATCTCAAAGCCTAATTCTTCCTATGCTCCTAAGCTCCATGACAACATTATGCCTTCACATTCCTCTGTGCTGGGTTATGGTTTTTAAATCTGGTTTGGGCAATGTTGGTGCTGCTCTATCTATAAGCATATCATATTGGTTGAACGTCTTCATGCTTGTGCTGTATATCAAGTATTCAGCATCTTGCAAAAGTACTCGCTCACCAATCTCAAAAGAATGTTTCAGAGGGATCAATGAGTTCTTAAAGTTAGCCCTTCCATCTGCCGTAATGATATG TCTTGAGTGGTGGTCCTATGAGCTTCTTGTCTTACTTTCTGGGCTTTTTCCCAATCCAGAGCTCGAAACTTCAGTGCTTTCTATTTG TCTTACTAGTATCTCAATGCTCTACACCATTCCATATGGACTTGGTGCTGCTGCTAG TACCCGGGTGTCAAACGAATTAGGAGCTGGGAATCCACAAAGAGCTCGGTTAGCAGTACGGGTTGTGATGTTTCTTGCAGTTACGGAGGCCATTCTTGTGAGTGGGACCGTTTTTGCCTTGCGTCGCATCTTGGGTTATGCCTACAGCAATGAGGAGGAGGTCATTAGTTATGTCAGGGAAATGGTTCCTCTGGTTTGTGTCTCTGTAATAATGGATAGCCTACAAGGGGTCCTCTCAg GTATTGCAAGAGGATGCGGATGGCAGCACATAGGTGCTTATGTCAACCTCGGGTCTTTTTATCTCATTGGAATTCCAGTAGCTGTGACTTTGGGTTTTCCATTGCACATAGGAGGAAAGGGACTTTGGATTGGTATATTGTGTGGGGCTACGACGCAGTCAATTCTTCTCTCTCTAATAACAGGCTTCACAAATTGGCAGCAACAG GTAAACATGGCAAGGAAGCGATTATTTGAAGAAAGATTACCATTGGAGGATGGTCTGAGATGA
- the LOC103715162 gene encoding protein DETOXIFICATION 12-like isoform X1 encodes MEEGLLSKERREKEEEEQEEEERERRGWVGAVTRWGSEFKEEGRRMGYVAAPMVAVTLSQYLVQVISSMMVGHLGELALSSSAIATSLTGVTGFSLLLGMASGLETLCGQAYGAQQYHKLAIHTYRAILSLVVVCIPISLIWASMEKILLFTGQDPLISLEAGKYAVWMIPSLFAYATAQALMKFLQSQSLILPMLLSSMTTLCLHIPLCWVMVFKSGLGNVGAALSISISYWLNVFMLVLYIKYSASCKSTRSPISKECFRGINEFLKLALPSAVMICLEWWSYELLVLLSGLFPNPELETSVLSICLTSISMLYTIPYGLGAAASTRVSNELGAGNPQRARLAVRVVMFLAVTEAILVSGTVFALRRILGYAYSNEEEVISYVREMVPLVCVSVIMDSLQGVLSGIARGCGWQHIGAYVNLGSFYLIGIPVAVTLGFPLHIGGKGLWIGILCGATTQSILLSLITGFTNWQQQVNMARKRLFEERLPLEDGLR; translated from the exons atggaAGAAGGTTTGCTATcgaaggagagaagagagaaggaggaggaggagcaggaggaggaggagagggagagaagagggTGGGTGGGGGCGGTGACGAGATGGGGCAGTGAATTTaaggaggaggggaggaggaTGGGGTACGTGGCGGCGCCCATGGTGGCCGTGACGCTATCCCAGTACTTGGTCCAGGTGATCTCCAGCATGATGGTCGGCCACCTCGGCGAGCTCGCCCTCTCCAGCTCCGCCATCGCCACCTCCCTAACCGGCGTCACCGGCTTCAGCCTCCTC CTAGGAATGGCAAGTGGACTGGAAACATTATGCGGGCAAGCCTATGGGGCACAACAGTACCACAAGCTTGCAATACACACCTACAGAGCCATTCTATCTCTTGTTGTGGTTTGTATTCCCATCTCTCTCATATGGGCCTCAATGGAAAAGATCCTCTTGTTCACAGGTCAAGACCCTCTGATCTCACTAGAGGCAGGGAAGTATGCTGTCTGGATGATCCCTAGCCTGTTTGCCTACGCCACTGCTCAAGCTCTTATGAAGTTCCTTCAATCTCAAAGCCTAATTCTTCCTATGCTCCTAAGCTCCATGACAACATTATGCCTTCACATTCCTCTGTGCTGGGTTATGGTTTTTAAATCTGGTTTGGGCAATGTTGGTGCTGCTCTATCTATAAGCATATCATATTGGTTGAACGTCTTCATGCTTGTGCTGTATATCAAGTATTCAGCATCTTGCAAAAGTACTCGCTCACCAATCTCAAAAGAATGTTTCAGAGGGATCAATGAGTTCTTAAAGTTAGCCCTTCCATCTGCCGTAATGATATG TCTTGAGTGGTGGTCCTATGAGCTTCTTGTCTTACTTTCTGGGCTTTTTCCCAATCCAGAGCTCGAAACTTCAGTGCTTTCTATTTG TCTTACTAGTATCTCAATGCTCTACACCATTCCATATGGACTTGGTGCTGCTGCTAG TACCCGGGTGTCAAACGAATTAGGAGCTGGGAATCCACAAAGAGCTCGGTTAGCAGTACGGGTTGTGATGTTTCTTGCAGTTACGGAGGCCATTCTTGTGAGTGGGACCGTTTTTGCCTTGCGTCGCATCTTGGGTTATGCCTACAGCAATGAGGAGGAGGTCATTAGTTATGTCAGGGAAATGGTTCCTCTGGTTTGTGTCTCTGTAATAATGGATAGCCTACAAGGGGTCCTCTCAg GTATTGCAAGAGGATGCGGATGGCAGCACATAGGTGCTTATGTCAACCTCGGGTCTTTTTATCTCATTGGAATTCCAGTAGCTGTGACTTTGGGTTTTCCATTGCACATAGGAGGAAAGGGACTTTGGATTGGTATATTGTGTGGGGCTACGACGCAGTCAATTCTTCTCTCTCTAATAACAGGCTTCACAAATTGGCAGCAACAG GTAAACATGGCAAGGAAGCGATTATTTGAAGAAAGATTACCATTGGAGGATGGTCTGAGATGA